The genome window GGGCAGGATGAACCATGCCGCAATCAGGGCCGCCACCGGAAAGACAATATGCGGCAGAAAACGAATCCAGGTCGTCTTAAATGTGTCCGCCGGAAAGGCAATAAAAGTGACCGAGCTGATCGACGTTCCCAGCAGACTCAGGCCCAGCGCCCAGCCGGGGAACGACCGGCCTCCCAGAAAATACTCCTCCGTATTGGTGTTTTTCCGGGCAAAGAACAGCCCCATTCCAATCGTCAGGCCGAAGTAGGCCGCCAAAACCGCAATATCAAACCATCCCAACTGCATAACTATCCCTTCATCAGTGCTGAATCTGTTTTATCGATTCTCAACCCGGTTTGTCTGACTGAACGAAATGACTTTTCCATCAAAATAAGTCACCTTCACCGACAGTTCGTGGAGACCATCGCTCATCCCCTGGAGGTCCCATGTATTATCATCACCAAATGCCACAAACGGCGCAATTCGTTCTTTCGCCAGAAATTGTCCGTCCACAAAAAACTCAACCAGGGTAATCGTCCGCCCGCCCGTGGCTGCGGCCTCAAAAACCACCGGCCCGCTCAGCACATCGCCGGACTTTGGAGAGACGATCTTCACGGCCCGCGGTTCTGCAGAAACAACCGCATCCTGCTGCAGCAGCTGGGGAGGATAGTCCAGCGGTTTGAGGCTTTCGGAAAACTCTCCGGCATCAGCACCGAAATCAAAAACCGTCCGAGAACCGCTGTTGTCCAGGGTTTGGAAAACATCGGCATGGAATACCGGAAACGCATCGCCCTCAAAATAGTCGTGGGTATAAAAGGCCAGCTGTCCCATCTCGAGGCCGAAGATCAGGTCTTTTTTTCCGTCGCCGTTCCAATCCACCATACATGGACCGGTCGAATGCCACTGGTCATGCCCGTCACCGCTGGACCACTGGGCAAAACGTGCGCCGCGGGCTTTCATACTGCCGCGAACCAGCACAGGTTCCTGCGGAGTTCCGGCATTTTCAATATACAGCAGGTTGCCTTCATTGGAGTTGCGAGGACGGCCGACCATCAGGTCGACATCACCGTCGCCATCCCAGTCCGCCGCCTGCAGCTGGGTTCGGCCGCTGTTCGGCTTTGTAATCGATTCAATATTCACCCCGACGCATCGACCGTCCGCATCTTTGAAAAACCAGTATTCGTTCAGGTGATCCGGCTCAGCGGCATTAAAAGGATAGGCTACCAGATAGCCGCCGTCGTCCAGCACCGCCACTTCTTCCGTACCGTCGCCGTCCCAGTCCGCAACCGCCGGACTGTTGCGCCATGGAACGATCAAGGGCTTGCCCTGATACAAAAAGGTGCGGATATCGTCCGAAAGAACCGGCTCGGTTCGCGTGCCGATATTTTCAATCCAGCGCAGGCGCCCCAACGAATCATTGATAACCAGATCCAGATCTTTATCGCTGTCCACATCCGCCACCGCACAGGAGGTGTAGCCCCACCACTGCTCGCACGGCCCCTGAATCGTGCCGCCCGCTTCCGCAGCGGTAATCCGGATCTCCCGACCGTTTTCATCCTTCAGCGGCACCGCTGCCGCCAGCTTCGGCTGCGTAGATGTTCCCGTATTTTCCACCCACATAAAATATCCATTCACGTTACCGCAGATCAGGTCGAAGTCGCCGTCGCCGTCCCAGTCGGCGGCATCCGGCATGGGGGACTCGACCACATTGACCAGGCCGCCGGTTCCCGCAAACAAACCGGCATCTTCAAATTCGGCCCGGCCCTCCAGATTGCGGTTGAGAAGCAGACCCATGAATCCGCTCCACCCGGTCCAGACAATGTCGTCGCGCCCATCGCCGTTCCAGTCGACCGGACAGGGTTTCAGGGACATATCTCCGGAGTCGTACGGATCATCGAACCGGTTCCACGGAATCCGGACTCGTTCAACCGCCGGTTTCCCGCCAACCATTCCGCGGTTCAGCAGCAGCTGCAGGTCGCTGTCCGCCGAACCGGCGGCAATATCCTGCAGACCGTCGCCGTCAAAATCGCCGGACTGCATTGAGAACCAGGTGGCATTTTCAAACACAACCGGCTTGCCGTTCAGCTCCACCACATCGGTCGCGGCCTTCCCGGCCGGCCGGAGCTGCAGCGAGACCGAAACGCCATCAATATAACCGCCGGCACCAAGCTTTGTCCGATTTACAATCACTCGATCCACCGCCCCGTCCTGATCCCAGTCGATCCGCAGGTCTTTCATCGGCATCACCGGCAGCGCATCGCTCTGCAGCGGTTTCTGACGCTGCAGGAACAGCGGCTTTTCGTTTGTGCCGATATTGCGAAGCAACCAGATCCCGGCATCCGTGTTTTTGGCATAAATATCCAGATCGCCATCCCCGTCAACATCCTGGACATCCAGGGCCTGTCCCGGCCAGCCGCCCCAGAGCAGGCATTGTTCGTTCGGCGGATACCGCAGCAGTTCCCCAACGCCCAGCGGCTTATCCAGCTCCAGCGATGCCGCGCCGTCCGGACCGGCGGCATTGAAATAAATCTCGTACTGTTTCACGCCCTCCAGCGTGCGCCATTTCAAAGTGCTGTTGCGGGCGTAACCCCCGGCCAGGCTGCCGCGCGGATGATCGATTGCCGCAGGAACCGCCACCACTTTCCCGTCCGGGAAAAGCGCCAGAACCTTGATGCTGGATGGGTCCAGCGGCTCCCGGCAGCCGGCTTTCAGCATTAACCGGGCAAAATCAAAGTCCGCCCACAGCGGCTGCCCGCCTGCAGAATCGGAAACTTCGCCCGTAACCCGAAACGTTCGGTCCGCACATTTCCACGGACCGCCGTCGGCGGAAACAATCTCTTCAGCGCTCCATGTCGGCGGAGGTGCTTCATCCGGAACCAGGAACACACCTTTAAAGGAAACCAGCGCGTCGGCATACACCCGTTTGCGTGCCGACAAAAGCACGTACAACTCTCCGGCCCCGGCGGGCACAAACACCCGGTCCTCAAAATAGACCCATTCCCCGGTCTGGCAGTAGCTCCAAAGCCCCGCGGAATATCCACCGCTGGATACCAGCTGAATCATCGCCAGGTGATCCCGATAATAGTCGGTTCCGTCATCAATCTTAATCCACCCGCCAAACCGGAATGCGCCCGGACCGCGAATCTCTTCCGGAAGCGACTGTTTCGCCGTATACCACGACAGACGCCGGCCGGTTTGCAGCCCCGCTTTGACCGATAATTCTGCTGCGGCCGGATTTCCGGCTTCCCCGGCAACCGTTTTCCACGCCTCTTCCGGCGAAAACGTCCAGCCCGCCACCGGATCGGCCAGGTTTCCAGACCTCGGAAAAACCGGCAGTTCAGCCGCGCCGGCAACTCCGCAAGCAGCGGCCAAAAGAAGCGAAAAGAGTACTGACGACAACCTGTTGTGCATTTTCATGTGTTCCAATCATCTTTTTTAGACGGTTTCGAGTATTCCCTACAGGCTATATGATTTTACGAAACCGGAGGCAAACCATTTATATGTATTTTTTCTAAAAATACGCATATTTAATTTCTTGAACCGGATAAACAAACCAAGTACCTTACTCTCAAATCACGAAAAGCAAGCAATACAGTATATTTATCGCCAAACATTCTTATTAAAGGCATATATAACCAACGAAACATACGGAACTAATCTGTGTAGAAAATAAAAACAAACTGCGACACTCTAAATGAAAACAGCAAACAGCAATCTTTTTACGCCCGGCGTCTGGCCCGTCATGATCACTCCGTTTACGGACACCGGAGAGATCGATTTCCAAGGGTTGGAAAGCCTGACCGATTTTTATATTAACAGCGGTGTCAGCGGCCTTTTTGCCTGCTGTCTGTCGAGCGAGGTGCATGAGCTGACACCGGAAGAAACCATCCTGCTTTGCAGCAAAACCGTTGAATACGCCCGCGGACGGGCTCCGGTGGCAGCCGGTATCCCCCAAAGCAGCGACATGGATGAAATCGCCGTCTTCATCAGACAGATCATTGATGCGGGGGCCGACACGGCCGTTATTACAACCTGCCAGATCGCAGCCGAAGATGAGTCTGATGATGTCTGGAAACAGCGCATGAGCAAACTGATGGATTCCACCGGCGAGATCTCACTGGGGACCTATGAGTGCCCGGTTCCCTACAAGCGCGTCCTCTCCCCCGAACTTTTTCAATGGGTTGCAGAAAGCGGACGGGTCAGCTTCCACAAAGACACCTGCTGTGACGCAGAACAGATCCGGCAGAAGCTCGCCGTTTCCGGCGGAAGCGGCCTGCGCTTTTTCAACGCGCACCTGCCGACCCTGGTTGATTCACTGAAAGCCGGGGGGGATGGATATTCCGGCGTAGACGCCAACTTCTTCCCGGAACTGTCTGTGTGGATCTGTGAGAACTTCCAGGAAGCTTCGACTGAACAGATTCAAAATGCAGAACAGTTTCTGATTCAGGCGCTGGACGCCTACGGAGAATTTTATCCGCGTTCCGGCAAACAATTCCTGCAGATGCGCGGGGTTGATATGGGAACCCACTGCCGCCGCACAGGCGTTCCGCCCTGCACCGAAGAAGACCGGCAGTCCCTGGACCTGCTGTATCAGAACTTCCAGGCGCTCGCCGCAAACCTTCATCTTCCGGAAACCCGGGTTCCGGAACTACTGACTCCCTGACCGCTCTCTTTCTGCCGGGCCCCCTCGAGCAAAGGATGCCTTTGCGCGGCTGCCCGGCAGGAAAAGGATCCGGTCCGCCTGAGCGGATGCTCGGGCGCGCCACGGCATCAGTATAAGCTGTCTGCACCGATCCTGATCGGCTGTCTCACCTGCACCCTCCTGCTTCTTTGGACCGCCGAAGCCGGCGGCCGAATCCGCCACCCCGAATTCCGCCCCGCCTCCGTCGACACTGCGCCCTGAACGTCTCCCAGGATTGGAAAAATTTCCGGCCTCTGTTTTTAGGGTCGTCGGAGACTTGTCCGGAATCCCGAATTACGGCTAAATGTGCGCTTACGACGAAAGGAATCCGGAATGAAGGTATTGGTGATTGGAAACGGCGGACGCGAACACGCGCTCTGCTGGAAACTGAAGAACGACTCGCGCAACCCTGAAATTTTCTGTGCCCCCGGCAATGCCGGCACTGCCGAGCTCGGCACCAATCTTGATCTGGTCGCCACCGATGTCGAAGGCATCACCGAGTGGGCCAAAGCCCATCAGCCCGACCTCACCGTCATCGGCCCGGAAGCCCCGCTCTGCGTGGGTATGGCCGATGCGCTTGAAGCCGAAGGATTTCGCGTTTTCGGCCCCAAACGCGCCGCGGCCGAGCTCGAAGGCAGCAAGGAGTTTGCCAAGGAAATCATGAAAGCCGGCGGCGTACCGACCTCGGACTATGCCGTATTCACAGAAGCCGAACCGGCCTGCAGATACGTCCGCGAAAAAGGGGCGCCGATCGTCATTAAGGCCGACGGCCTCGCCGCGGGCAAAGGCGTCACCGTTGCCGAAACCGTGGAACAAGCCGAAGCCGCGATCAACGATGCGCTCGGCGGAGCCTTCGGCGAAGCGGGAAGCCGCGTCGTCATCGAAGACTTCCTCGTCGGCGAAGAGGCCTCCATCCTCGCGCTGATCGATGGCGAACACGTCGTCATGCTCGCCTCCTCGCAGGACCACAAACGCGCCTACGACGGCGACACCGGCCCCAACACCGGCGGTATGGGCGCCTACTCCCCCGCGCCGATCGTCACCGACGCCGTCCTCGAAAAAGTCCGCACCGAAATTTATGACCGCACGCTCGCGGAACTCAAAAAACGCGGCATCACCTATAAAGGAGTGCTCTACGCCGGACTGATGATCGATAACGGCCAGCCGAGCGTCGTTGAATTCAACTGCCGCTTCGGCGATCCCGAAACCCAGGCCGTTCTCATCCGCTGGGACGACGACATCATCCCGGCCATCGAAGCCTGTATCGACGGCACACTCTCTGAAGAGCTGATCAACTGGAAAGCCGACCACTCCGTCTGCGTCGTGATGTCCGCCGGCGGCTATCCCGGCAGCTACGAAAAGGGCCATGAAATCCGCGGCCTCGACGACACCGCGGATGACGCCATCGTCTTCCACGCAGGCACCGCACTTAAGGACGGCAAGGTCGTCACGGCCGGCGGCCGCGTGCTCGGCGTCACCGCACTCGGCGCCGACCTGCGCACCGCCGTCGACAACGCGACCGCCGCCGTCGAAAAAATCTCGTGGAAGGACGCCTTCTATCGCAAAGACATCGCCCACCGCGCGCTGTAAGCCATCCATGTTCAACCTGTGGAACAGCCTGCCGCCGGTTACGCGCTATGAATACGAGTCGACCCCCGGCCCGGATTCCGCGATGGGGTGGAAAGGCTTTGGCTCCGGCACCGTCGATTGCGATAAGTCGCCGGAGCTGCTGTATTTTAAAGAGCGCGGCACGTTCACCCTCGCGACCGGGGGCCGCACGGTCGAAACGCAGAACGAGTTTATCTGGCAGCGGCTGAGCAGCACGCGCATTAAGCTCTCACACAGCCGGTTCGGGCGGGAGAACCCGGTGACCCTGTTTGATCTGGTTTACGACCCGGCAAACGATCAGTGGCTCAGCGAGACGGCGCATGTCTGCGGCGATGATCTCTACAGCGGCAAGGCCGCATGGATCGACGGGGCCGTTCATTTCAGCTGGAGCATTTCCGGGCCACGCAAGCAGGAAAGCCTGCACTACATCTATTCGAGGTAAGTTTTGGGATACTTAATCATCACAACCATTTTATGGTCGCTGTCGTTCAGCCTGATCGGCGTCTACCTGGCGGGGCAGGTGGATGCCTATGCCTCCGCCTGGATCCGGGTGGCACTGGCGACGCTCGTCTTTCTGCCCTTCCTCCGCCCGCGCGCCATCCCTAAAACCGACGCGCTGAAACTGATGGGCATCGGCGGCGTGCAGCTCGGCCTGATGTACATTTTCTACTACCAGTCCTTCCTGCTGCTCACCGTGCCGGAAGTGCTGATCTTCACGGTGTTCACCCCCATCTACGTAACGCTCATTTACGACGCGCTGAAACGAAAATTCAATCCGCTGTATTTGGTTTCAACCTTCGTCGCCGTGCTCGGCGCCCTGGTCATTCGCTACGACAACCTCACCGAAAACTTCCTACTCGGCTTCTTTGTCGTTCAGGGCTCCAACCTGTGCTTTGCATTCGGACAGGTGGCATACAAATTCTTCAAAGAATCGCGCGAGCCGGTTGCCCAGCGCGACATCTTCGGCTGGTTCTACATCGGCGCGCTCATCGTCATCAGCATTGCATGGATCATCTGGGGCAAGGCCGGGATTCCTACCGACTCCGTACAGATCGGCATCCTGATTTGGCTGGGCATCGGGGCCTCCGGCCTAGGCTATTTCCTTTGGAACCGCGGCGCCAGCCGCGTCGATGCAGGATATCTCGGCATTATGAACAACGCACTGGTGCCCGCCGGATT of Tichowtungia aerotolerans contains these proteins:
- a CDS encoding dihydrodipicolinate synthase family protein; its protein translation is MKTANSNLFTPGVWPVMITPFTDTGEIDFQGLESLTDFYINSGVSGLFACCLSSEVHELTPEETILLCSKTVEYARGRAPVAAGIPQSSDMDEIAVFIRQIIDAGADTAVITTCQIAAEDESDDVWKQRMSKLMDSTGEISLGTYECPVPYKRVLSPELFQWVAESGRVSFHKDTCCDAEQIRQKLAVSGGSGLRFFNAHLPTLVDSLKAGGDGYSGVDANFFPELSVWICENFQEASTEQIQNAEQFLIQALDAYGEFYPRSGKQFLQMRGVDMGTHCRRTGVPPCTEEDRQSLDLLYQNFQALAANLHLPETRVPELLTP
- the purD gene encoding phosphoribosylamine--glycine ligase, which codes for MKVLVIGNGGREHALCWKLKNDSRNPEIFCAPGNAGTAELGTNLDLVATDVEGITEWAKAHQPDLTVIGPEAPLCVGMADALEAEGFRVFGPKRAAAELEGSKEFAKEIMKAGGVPTSDYAVFTEAEPACRYVREKGAPIVIKADGLAAGKGVTVAETVEQAEAAINDALGGAFGEAGSRVVIEDFLVGEEASILALIDGEHVVMLASSQDHKRAYDGDTGPNTGGMGAYSPAPIVTDAVLEKVRTEIYDRTLAELKKRGITYKGVLYAGLMIDNGQPSVVEFNCRFGDPETQAVLIRWDDDIIPAIEACIDGTLSEELINWKADHSVCVVMSAGGYPGSYEKGHEIRGLDDTADDAIVFHAGTALKDGKVVTAGGRVLGVTALGADLRTAVDNATAAVEKISWKDAFYRKDIAHRAL
- a CDS encoding DMT family transporter, translated to MGYLIITTILWSLSFSLIGVYLAGQVDAYASAWIRVALATLVFLPFLRPRAIPKTDALKLMGIGGVQLGLMYIFYYQSFLLLTVPEVLIFTVFTPIYVTLIYDALKRKFNPLYLVSTFVAVLGALVIRYDNLTENFLLGFFVVQGSNLCFAFGQVAYKFFKESREPVAQRDIFGWFYIGALIVISIAWIIWGKAGIPTDSVQIGILIWLGIGASGLGYFLWNRGASRVDAGYLGIMNNALVPAGLLVNITIWNHDADLVRLALGSAIIVLALLLHAKIKRR
- a CDS encoding FG-GAP-like repeat-containing protein, whose amino-acid sequence is MHNRLSSVLFSLLLAAACGVAGAAELPVFPRSGNLADPVAGWTFSPEEAWKTVAGEAGNPAAAELSVKAGLQTGRRLSWYTAKQSLPEEIRGPGAFRFGGWIKIDDGTDYYRDHLAMIQLVSSGGYSAGLWSYCQTGEWVYFEDRVFVPAGAGELYVLLSARKRVYADALVSFKGVFLVPDEAPPPTWSAEEIVSADGGPWKCADRTFRVTGEVSDSAGGQPLWADFDFARLMLKAGCREPLDPSSIKVLALFPDGKVVAVPAAIDHPRGSLAGGYARNSTLKWRTLEGVKQYEIYFNAAGPDGAASLELDKPLGVGELLRYPPNEQCLLWGGWPGQALDVQDVDGDGDLDIYAKNTDAGIWLLRNIGTNEKPLFLQRQKPLQSDALPVMPMKDLRIDWDQDGAVDRVIVNRTKLGAGGYIDGVSVSLQLRPAGKAATDVVELNGKPVVFENATWFSMQSGDFDGDGLQDIAAGSADSDLQLLLNRGMVGGKPAVERVRIPWNRFDDPYDSGDMSLKPCPVDWNGDGRDDIVWTGWSGFMGLLLNRNLEGRAEFEDAGLFAGTGGLVNVVESPMPDAADWDGDGDFDLICGNVNGYFMWVENTGTSTQPKLAAAVPLKDENGREIRITAAEAGGTIQGPCEQWWGYTSCAVADVDSDKDLDLVINDSLGRLRWIENIGTRTEPVLSDDIRTFLYQGKPLIVPWRNSPAVADWDGDGTEEVAVLDDGGYLVAYPFNAAEPDHLNEYWFFKDADGRCVGVNIESITKPNSGRTQLQAADWDGDGDVDLMVGRPRNSNEGNLLYIENAGTPQEPVLVRGSMKARGARFAQWSSGDGHDQWHSTGPCMVDWNGDGKKDLIFGLEMGQLAFYTHDYFEGDAFPVFHADVFQTLDNSGSRTVFDFGADAGEFSESLKPLDYPPQLLQQDAVVSAEPRAVKIVSPKSGDVLSGPVVFEAAATGGRTITLVEFFVDGQFLAKERIAPFVAFGDDNTWDLQGMSDGLHELSVKVTYFDGKVISFSQTNRVENR
- a CDS encoding DUF6314 family protein, yielding MFNLWNSLPPVTRYEYESTPGPDSAMGWKGFGSGTVDCDKSPELLYFKERGTFTLATGGRTVETQNEFIWQRLSSTRIKLSHSRFGRENPVTLFDLVYDPANDQWLSETAHVCGDDLYSGKAAWIDGAVHFSWSISGPRKQESLHYIYSR